One part of the Halobacteriovorax vibrionivorans genome encodes these proteins:
- the pilM gene encoding pilus assembly protein PilM, with product MSILVIDCGTYSIKFIEGRVQKKKFIVEELEEILLEDVRGPNEIDISIHELQQRIISGYLQDQNFHGRIITQLPNEFLTNRYLDLPAKNKKDAELMIPFQLEEDLPFNIIDTHYIVNLYKKINGQFSAIVQIAEKNVFATYRNFLQAYHTVPSNLTSELSVYQSFVEEKKIESNVCILDIGHETTKAYLVYNGIIYTHHISYVAGAAIDEAISKTYDIGPSEARIFKHENSFFLTKSQLDSVTKEQQDFALMMHQTFKDLLSQIDRWLLGHRVKTGQSIEHIYLTGGSANIKNIDNYITERLKVSVSQFMSPGLEKMVSTHEYNALTLGYTMGATNAFKEPAKNFFTKEFASALKDGIKLENTIFSFYRVAIVCLIIIAGLLVESFYFINNDIKTTNREIRQLIKTSDLNLTRKQTAYLRKRPERLQKIVERKNKAINIDLEVLESVPTSSALKNLHTVTEAIKRNTQVSLTKYRGDLTSGYAEFNTKTQRDRDQLIKVLKKLNVNEANIDESKQSSVIISFKGK from the coding sequence ATGAGCATTTTAGTTATTGACTGTGGTACGTACAGTATCAAATTTATTGAAGGCCGAGTTCAAAAGAAGAAATTCATCGTTGAAGAGTTAGAAGAGATTCTACTTGAAGATGTTAGAGGGCCAAATGAAATTGATATCTCTATTCATGAGTTACAACAAAGAATTATTTCTGGATACCTCCAGGATCAAAACTTCCATGGAAGAATTATCACTCAATTACCAAATGAGTTCTTAACAAATCGCTATCTTGATTTGCCAGCAAAGAATAAAAAAGATGCTGAGCTTATGATCCCTTTTCAACTTGAAGAGGATCTTCCTTTTAATATTATTGATACTCACTATATTGTGAATCTCTATAAGAAAATTAATGGGCAATTTTCTGCTATTGTACAAATTGCAGAAAAGAATGTTTTTGCAACATATCGCAATTTCCTACAAGCCTATCATACAGTACCTTCTAACCTAACTTCCGAGTTAAGTGTTTATCAAAGTTTCGTTGAAGAAAAGAAAATCGAATCAAATGTATGTATCTTAGATATCGGTCACGAAACAACTAAGGCGTATCTTGTTTATAATGGAATTATTTATACACACCATATTTCATACGTTGCAGGTGCCGCAATTGATGAGGCGATCTCTAAAACTTATGACATTGGGCCAAGTGAAGCGCGTATCTTCAAGCATGAAAATAGCTTCTTTTTAACAAAGTCTCAGCTTGATAGTGTTACAAAAGAGCAACAAGATTTCGCACTGATGATGCATCAAACATTTAAGGATCTACTGTCACAAATTGATCGTTGGCTTCTAGGCCATCGAGTAAAGACGGGTCAAAGTATTGAGCATATTTACCTTACTGGTGGAAGTGCAAATATTAAAAATATTGATAATTATATTACTGAAAGATTAAAAGTTAGTGTTTCTCAATTTATGTCACCGGGTCTTGAGAAGATGGTATCAACACACGAGTACAATGCCCTCACGCTTGGTTACACAATGGGTGCGACTAATGCTTTCAAAGAACCAGCAAAGAATTTCTTTACTAAAGAATTTGCCTCGGCCCTAAAAGATGGAATCAAACTAGAAAATACAATTTTTTCTTTTTATCGTGTTGCAATTGTTTGTCTCATTATAATTGCAGGCCTTCTCGTTGAATCATTCTATTTCATAAACAATGACATAAAGACAACTAACCGTGAAATAAGACAACTTATTAAAACAAGTGATCTAAATTTAACAAGAAAACAAACTGCTTACTTAAGAAAAAGACCAGAAAGACTTCAAAAGATTGTTGAGCGTAAGAACAAGGCAATTAATATCGATTTAGAAGTATTAGAAAGTGTCCCTACTTCAAGTGCACTTAAAAACCTTCACACAGTAACTGAAGCAATTAAAAGAAATACTCAAGTTTCATTAACAAAGTATCGTGGTGACCTCACTAGCGGTTATGCTGAATTCAACACAAAGACGCAACGAGATCGCGACCAACTCATTAAGGTTCTAAAAAAATTAAATGTTAACGAAGCAAATATAGACGAGTCAAAACAAAGTAGCGTAATCATTAGCTTTAAAGGCAAATAG
- the gspN gene encoding type II secretion system protein GspN, which produces MQETMSKNENNIQEETYKLNKKTIFLIIVLSFSSVIIGFLANFSFEDKIYGLLQSGLKKNRQCPIFYKKAQLSYFLPGLELSGLEVSGRCLRTPDALTIKSANVSLGLPSVAPIGISFSSKIDKINGFDSTLNIKSIHNFSTQYLKLEETRINLESLRPMLGPVSINGNIDIEALVSTDLKALKDLDIYLRSKDLVIPSQIIQSFEIPTLAINNLSLKASSDGGPIEIKELILGTQDSPIRAKASGIIDLDKINIKRSKLEIEAQVKFSPEFIEQFAILNLILGNGQPDEQGFYHMRINGTLGNPGTPIIVKP; this is translated from the coding sequence ATGCAAGAAACGATGAGTAAGAACGAAAATAATATACAAGAAGAAACTTATAAGCTTAATAAGAAAACAATATTTCTTATTATTGTCCTTTCCTTCTCTTCAGTCATTATAGGATTTTTAGCAAACTTCTCTTTTGAAGATAAAATATATGGGCTATTACAAAGTGGCCTAAAAAAGAATCGCCAGTGTCCAATATTCTATAAGAAAGCACAATTAAGTTACTTCTTACCTGGCCTAGAGTTGTCAGGGCTTGAAGTTTCTGGACGCTGCTTACGTACACCAGATGCTCTAACGATAAAATCTGCTAACGTATCACTTGGTCTTCCAAGTGTCGCTCCTATTGGAATTAGCTTTTCTTCTAAAATCGATAAAATCAATGGTTTTGATAGTACATTGAATATTAAATCAATTCATAACTTCTCTACTCAGTATCTAAAATTAGAAGAGACAAGAATTAATCTGGAATCACTTAGACCAATGCTGGGTCCAGTTTCAATCAATGGAAATATCGATATAGAGGCCCTTGTTAGCACTGATTTAAAAGCACTTAAAGATCTCGATATATATCTACGTTCAAAAGACTTAGTTATACCATCACAGATCATTCAAAGTTTTGAAATTCCAACTTTAGCAATTAATAACCTATCTTTAAAAGCATCATCTGATGGTGGACCAATTGAGATAAAAGAGCTTATTCTTGGAACTCAAGACTCACCTATCCGTGCTAAGGCCAGTGGGATTATTGACCTGGATAAAATCAATATTAAAAGATCGAAGTTAGAGATTGAAGCACAAGTTAAGTTCTCTCCAGAATTTATTGAACAATTTGCTATTTTGAATCTTATTTTAGGAAACGGTCAACCAGACGAACAAGGCTTCTATCATATGAGAATTAACGGTACTCTTGGAAACCCTGGAACACCAATTATCGTAAAGCCATAG
- a CDS encoding polyprenyl synthetase family protein has product MQTTNNLDIKNARQHIEADLKELIEKHSYQNFFHEIYDYSLLPAGKLFRPLLAYATAMDFGINLDNKDAHNSIKSFSCALEIHHTYTLIHDDMPCMDDDQYRRGRLSTHAKFGQWQALLAGDALHGLSFNLINKIKCNNKYEILNYAHWCLGAKGLILGQALDLDHQMTESFENLVLTHKLKTARLIQLAIVGAYLQTENTTFQQAKALHRLGHHMGVAFQLLDDLCELEDEKLSEHESVVNPWLTRQTQCFNELKRNLEYQKHFFEKYGCENLRFVYGQYLGKILSIIENSKETIISHLSQLKNEEDVETAQAASLDPIISLLNTLTL; this is encoded by the coding sequence ATGCAAACGACGAATAATCTGGATATAAAAAACGCAAGGCAGCATATCGAAGCTGACCTAAAAGAGCTAATAGAAAAACATAGTTATCAAAATTTTTTCCATGAAATTTATGACTATTCTCTTCTTCCTGCTGGTAAGTTATTTCGCCCTCTCCTGGCATATGCAACGGCCATGGACTTTGGTATCAATTTAGACAATAAAGATGCACATAATTCAATTAAGAGCTTCTCGTGCGCATTAGAAATCCATCACACATATACACTTATTCATGATGACATGCCATGCATGGATGACGACCAATATCGTCGCGGTAGACTTTCGACACACGCAAAATTTGGTCAGTGGCAGGCCTTATTGGCCGGAGATGCACTCCACGGATTAAGCTTTAATCTTATTAATAAAATTAAATGTAATAATAAATATGAAATATTAAATTATGCTCACTGGTGTCTAGGAGCAAAAGGACTAATCCTTGGCCAGGCCCTAGACCTTGATCACCAAATGACTGAAAGTTTTGAGAATCTCGTTCTTACGCATAAACTTAAAACGGCCAGACTCATTCAACTGGCCATTGTTGGAGCATATCTCCAAACAGAGAATACGACATTTCAACAGGCCAAAGCACTTCACCGACTAGGTCATCATATGGGAGTTGCATTTCAACTTCTAGATGATTTATGTGAGCTAGAAGATGAAAAACTTAGTGAGCATGAATCAGTAGTAAACCCATGGCTTACAAGACAAACTCAATGCTTTAATGAGTTAAAACGTAATTTAGAATATCAAAAACATTTCTTCGAAAAATATGGCTGTGAAAACTTAAGATTTGTCTATGGACAATACTTAGGGAAGATACTCTCAATAATAGAAAATAGTAAAGAGACGATCATCTCTCATCTATCGCAACTCAAGAATGAAGAGGATGTAGAGACGGCCCAAGCCGCCTCATTAGATCCAATTATTTCTTTGTTGAATACTTTGACTCTTTAG
- a CDS encoding MerR family transcriptional regulator codes for MLENLDIPQKSLFKLDEVCTIVGVKPYVLRFWESEFEEVSPLVSSTGQKLFEQKDIQILAKIKSLLFDNKLSIDKAKLVLNGKLDLEKATKPKKVVARSNKPIKAVKSKMANFDIDLDKLEQARGILKELNLKSQSIQQRNNWI; via the coding sequence ATGTTAGAGAACTTAGATATCCCACAAAAATCACTTTTTAAATTAGATGAAGTTTGTACGATCGTCGGTGTAAAGCCGTATGTATTAAGATTCTGGGAAAGTGAATTTGAAGAAGTTTCACCCCTTGTTTCATCGACTGGACAAAAGTTATTTGAACAAAAAGATATCCAAATTCTTGCAAAGATTAAGTCATTGCTTTTTGATAATAAATTATCAATTGATAAGGCCAAGCTAGTCCTAAATGGAAAGCTTGATCTAGAAAAAGCAACTAAGCCTAAGAAAGTTGTAGCAAGATCAAATAAGCCAATTAAAGCTGTAAAGTCTAAAATGGCAAACTTTGATATTGATCTCGATAAGCTTGAACAGGCACGTGGCATTCTGAAAGAATTGAACCTAAAGAGTCAAAGTATTCAACAAAGAAATAATTGGATCTAA
- a CDS encoding integration host factor subunit alpha: MTKADIVERVYKEAGFSKKEASDLVDLVFKVIKDTLARGEKVKISGFGNFSIRDKASRVGRNPQTGEAMEISARRVLTFKPSQVLKEDITGRYAHRIDEKGKEDTSIAPKEGKPQALSSFLNNDDSKDDENEFNGF; this comes from the coding sequence TTGACCAAAGCTGATATAGTTGAACGAGTTTACAAGGAAGCAGGGTTTTCTAAAAAGGAAGCTTCTGACCTAGTTGATCTAGTGTTTAAGGTAATTAAAGACACTTTAGCACGTGGTGAAAAGGTGAAAATTTCTGGTTTTGGAAATTTCTCAATTCGCGATAAGGCGTCTCGTGTGGGGCGAAACCCTCAGACAGGTGAGGCGATGGAGATTTCTGCTAGACGTGTTCTTACGTTCAAACCATCTCAAGTACTAAAAGAAGACATCACTGGACGTTATGCTCATCGTATTGATGAAAAGGGTAAGGAAGATACTTCTATTGCTCCTAAGGAAGGTAAGCCACAAGCGCTTAGCTCTTTCTTAAATAATGATGATAGTAAAGATGATGAAAATGAATTCAATGGATTTTAA
- a CDS encoding DNA gyrase subunit A, whose amino-acid sequence MQETYLHSLESINLEDIVRDEYRTYQIYTLMDRAIPYLQDGLKPGQRRILYTLWKNQSKGLLKVSAATGLVLTLHPHGPASIESAIVNMAQDYTFSNNYPLIDKKGYFGERMETDPAAGRYIECKLGKFSEILLFDDMNQVEMVPNYDERTMEPVGLLPKLPIMLLNGAEGIGTGFSSMIPSFHHKDVIRSMIHCVEKGKPRKMKPYVHNYSLPIHEDKKTGKLTFDMSIEEKGGKFFITELPRGYDAKKIYRHLTKFIDSGFIKDFVDASVDNEINIELLFKKGQEVTLKEVTDTIGVTSSLSPNYTLISERGVKIFERAEEIIEIFTQERLKVVKRRYELLCEDLKDSITKNNEIIKFIKNKEYEKATKSKNRKSFVEYLEKKKYVYSDYLADMPIYRMTKDEVEKRKLMVKDETKKLAEYTKIAKSPKLIAKKLIEELNDVDTKLTDWIKKKDQEKQKVLKKIAKDQEKLGKKKAKKKAVKKKSK is encoded by the coding sequence ATGCAAGAAACTTATCTTCACTCACTTGAGTCTATTAATTTAGAAGATATTGTAAGAGATGAATACCGCACATATCAGATCTATACCTTAATGGATCGTGCCATCCCTTATCTACAAGACGGCCTAAAACCAGGACAGAGAAGGATTTTATATACTCTTTGGAAAAATCAATCAAAGGGGCTTTTAAAAGTATCAGCTGCAACGGGATTAGTTCTAACTCTTCACCCACACGGACCTGCATCGATTGAATCTGCCATTGTTAACATGGCACAAGATTATACGTTCTCAAATAATTACCCTCTTATCGATAAGAAAGGGTACTTCGGAGAACGTATGGAAACCGATCCAGCGGCCGGAAGGTATATTGAGTGTAAGTTAGGAAAGTTTTCTGAAATTCTTTTATTTGATGATATGAACCAAGTTGAAATGGTTCCTAATTATGATGAGAGAACAATGGAGCCAGTAGGGCTTCTACCAAAGCTTCCAATTATGCTACTTAATGGAGCAGAGGGGATTGGAACTGGTTTTTCTTCAATGATTCCAAGTTTTCACCATAAGGATGTTATCCGATCGATGATCCATTGTGTAGAAAAAGGAAAACCTCGTAAGATGAAGCCTTATGTGCACAATTATTCACTTCCAATTCATGAAGATAAGAAAACTGGAAAGCTAACCTTTGATATGTCTATCGAAGAAAAAGGCGGAAAGTTTTTTATTACTGAATTGCCACGTGGTTATGATGCAAAAAAGATCTATCGTCACTTAACGAAGTTTATCGATAGTGGTTTTATAAAAGACTTCGTTGATGCATCAGTTGATAACGAAATTAATATTGAATTACTTTTCAAAAAAGGCCAGGAAGTAACGCTAAAAGAAGTTACTGACACAATTGGAGTAACATCTTCACTATCTCCAAACTATACTCTTATTTCTGAAAGAGGAGTTAAGATCTTTGAGCGTGCTGAAGAGATTATTGAGATCTTTACGCAAGAAAGACTTAAGGTCGTTAAGCGTCGATATGAACTTCTTTGTGAAGATCTTAAAGATTCAATTACAAAAAATAATGAGATCATCAAATTTATTAAGAATAAAGAATACGAAAAGGCGACAAAGTCAAAAAACAGAAAGTCATTTGTTGAGTATCTAGAGAAGAAGAAATATGTCTACTCTGATTACCTTGCAGATATGCCTATTTATCGTATGACAAAAGATGAAGTAGAAAAGCGTAAGCTCATGGTTAAAGATGAAACGAAGAAGCTGGCCGAGTATACAAAAATCGCAAAGTCTCCAAAATTAATTGCCAAGAAGTTAATCGAAGAGCTAAACGATGTTGATACTAAGTTGACTGATTGGATCAAGAAAAAAGATCAAGAGAAGCAGAAGGTTCTAAAGAAAATTGCTAAGGATCAAGAAAAGCTTGGAAAGAAGAAGGCAAAGAAAAAGGCCGTTAAAAAGAAGTCTAAGTAA
- a CDS encoding toprim domain-containing protein encodes MGRSIESVKRKGKTKDAVIESKDQRWHCRNRITLVFGSNDIEDLETYVYGDKSVDFQTVKFHQAKSKAIEELLDNCIDEYYRGHVTEVHTSLSEDGKTVTVADNGIGFPLDKVKQVYSEFRTGSKFKDEETDEKGFLHRTLGQNGLGAAATCLTADEFNVTIKHYNSKKEQTTKFIDGALKITQTKPKKFKGASGVSIQVTLAKEVYKDNKIDEDLLRKRIIDLAYNNPGLAFYFNGEKYHFTKGLFELSQRIDEENAHDFGVHSYVYETVNTKKKKVKGRIDMSLSFCIDKSSEERERFISFVNSTPTYDGGFHHDRVRRIFINAIKDKLERQAKKEKIKLVDNDVLSGLTFVLGITMPNPRFESQTKRKLVRDTHLEKALEEFMGKNIDKFMRKNKDYLEVVLERGKSRHKYQVLKEAAKKARKQKRQRVEKLLDANERKKRDLCTLFICEGDSAIGGLRSARNKLYQGGIALRGKPMNVAQAGIKDILNNQEFSDIMASIGLALGQEVEPKKLRYSSIVFLADSDVDGGHINTLLTNFFYQFWPELFEMGAIQIAKAPLFEVITDKKTLYFESEKELDQFRDSGEAKIKMIHRNKGLGEMSPEAWKYVLSKDEYTKITIDNNAKAKEMLNICFGKDTNLRKDLLLDEAESEIMSEVIEEQEKAPAKKKPAKKAAKKVAKKAAKKVAKKTAKKTAKKKTAKKAAKKTAKKAAKKTAKKAKKKAKKAVGKKAGSSLADMIDYLD; translated from the coding sequence ATGGGACGCAGCATTGAGTCAGTTAAAAGAAAAGGGAAGACGAAAGACGCAGTCATTGAGAGTAAAGATCAAAGATGGCACTGTCGAAATCGTATCACTCTCGTTTTCGGATCCAACGATATTGAAGACTTAGAGACTTATGTCTATGGTGATAAATCTGTTGATTTTCAGACAGTTAAGTTTCACCAGGCCAAGTCTAAAGCAATAGAAGAGTTACTAGATAATTGTATCGATGAGTATTATCGTGGCCACGTTACAGAGGTTCACACTTCATTAAGTGAAGATGGAAAGACGGTAACTGTTGCAGATAATGGAATCGGTTTTCCACTGGATAAGGTTAAACAGGTTTATTCTGAATTTAGAACAGGTTCTAAGTTTAAAGATGAAGAAACTGACGAAAAAGGTTTTCTTCACAGAACATTGGGACAAAATGGTCTTGGTGCAGCTGCTACATGTTTAACGGCCGATGAGTTCAATGTAACAATTAAACACTATAACTCTAAAAAAGAGCAGACAACGAAGTTTATCGATGGTGCTCTGAAGATAACACAAACAAAGCCTAAAAAGTTTAAAGGTGCTTCTGGGGTATCGATTCAGGTTACTCTTGCCAAGGAAGTTTATAAAGATAATAAAATTGATGAGGACCTTTTAAGAAAGCGTATTATCGACCTTGCTTATAATAATCCAGGTCTTGCTTTTTACTTTAACGGTGAAAAGTATCACTTCACTAAAGGACTATTTGAGCTTTCACAACGTATTGACGAAGAAAATGCTCATGACTTTGGTGTTCATTCATATGTTTATGAAACAGTAAATACAAAGAAGAAAAAGGTAAAGGGACGTATCGACATGTCTCTTTCATTCTGTATTGATAAAAGTAGTGAAGAGCGTGAAAGGTTTATTTCATTTGTAAACTCTACACCTACTTATGATGGTGGTTTCCACCATGATCGAGTTCGTCGTATCTTTATCAATGCCATAAAAGATAAGTTAGAGAGACAAGCTAAGAAAGAAAAAATCAAGCTAGTTGATAACGATGTTCTCTCAGGTCTTACTTTTGTCCTTGGTATTACAATGCCAAACCCAAGGTTTGAGTCGCAAACAAAGCGTAAGCTTGTACGTGATACACATCTTGAAAAGGCCCTTGAAGAATTCATGGGTAAGAATATTGATAAATTTATGAGAAAGAATAAGGACTATCTAGAAGTTGTTCTTGAAAGAGGTAAGTCTCGTCATAAGTACCAAGTTCTAAAAGAAGCCGCTAAGAAGGCCCGTAAGCAAAAAAGGCAAAGAGTTGAAAAACTTCTTGATGCCAACGAGAGAAAGAAGCGCGATCTTTGTACTCTTTTCATTTGTGAGGGAGATTCAGCAATTGGTGGTTTAAGATCTGCTCGTAATAAGCTTTATCAAGGAGGGATTGCCCTTCGAGGTAAGCCAATGAACGTTGCACAAGCAGGTATTAAAGATATTCTAAATAACCAAGAATTTTCAGATATTATGGCCTCAATTGGCCTGGCCCTAGGTCAAGAAGTTGAACCAAAGAAACTTCGTTATTCTAGTATTGTCTTCCTGGCCGACTCAGATGTTGATGGTGGCCATATTAATACACTCTTAACGAATTTCTTCTACCAATTTTGGCCGGAGTTATTCGAGATGGGTGCTATTCAGATTGCAAAGGCACCTCTTTTTGAGGTTATCACTGATAAGAAGACACTTTATTTTGAGTCAGAGAAAGAATTAGATCAATTTAGAGATTCAGGTGAAGCTAAGATTAAAATGATTCACCGAAATAAAGGGCTAGGGGAGATGTCTCCTGAAGCTTGGAAGTACGTTCTCTCAAAAGATGAGTACACAAAGATAACAATTGATAATAATGCTAAAGCTAAAGAAATGTTAAATATCTGCTTTGGTAAAGACACAAACTTAAGAAAGGACCTTCTATTAGATGAAGCCGAGTCTGAGATCATGTCTGAAGTTATCGAAGAGCAAGAAAAGGCCCCTGCTAAGAAAAAGCCTGCTAAAAAAGCAGCAAAGAAAGTTGCCAAAAAAGCAGCAAAGAAAGTAGCGAAGAAGACGGCAAAAAAGACGGCAAAGAAGAAAACTGCAAAAAAAGCAGCAAAGAAAACTGCAAAAAAAGCAGCAAAGAAAACTGCTAAAAAGGCCAAGAAGAAAGCAAAGAAAGCAGTTGGTAAAAAAGCGGGCTCAAGCCTAGCAGATATGATTGATTATCTTGATTAA
- a CDS encoding DEAD/DEAH box helicase, whose protein sequence is MKFKLRDYQVEAVERVISHFRKTKDPSLIVLPTGAGKSLVIAELARVAKGRVLVLAHVKELVEQNHAKYESYDLKAGIFSASMKRKDYNDKVIFGSIQSVARADDKFFKDFSLIIIDECHRISLEKETQYQQVFEKIKKANEKVFFLGLTATPYRLGMGWIYNYHYHEILRTNEERFFKFCLYELPLSYMIKNGYLTRPIKIDSPVACYDFSKLEVNGDNGRFLTQEIEKILEDSARVTPGIVKHIVQEAKDRRGVMLFTSTVKHANEVLSHLPENESAIVTGETPQEDRDLLITHFKNQEIKYLVNVSVLTTGFDAPHVDLIAILRPTESISLYQQIVGRGLRLFEGKQDCLILDYTGLDHDIFKPEVGEVKPSGDTQEVQVMCPDCGHANIFWGKMDSEGNITEHYGRKCQGIHLDEVTMDVQECGFLFRFKSCDNCGQSNDISAHICVHCEHELRDADKKLKEAMQLKDAHIMRVEEMFFKQYQGKKGRSLEVSYFDVNGESLKEYFQLNTQSQRMAFYHAFVKKHLKRSDLKYKVDDIEKVIQDRMFFRKPKFVIARKKQRFWQVREKIFLEEINSKRYL, encoded by the coding sequence ATGAAATTTAAGCTCAGGGATTATCAGGTTGAAGCTGTAGAGCGTGTTATTTCACACTTTCGAAAAACCAAGGATCCATCTCTCATTGTACTTCCTACTGGTGCCGGAAAAAGTCTGGTGATTGCTGAACTTGCAAGAGTTGCTAAGGGAAGAGTCCTTGTATTGGCCCACGTAAAAGAGCTTGTTGAACAAAATCATGCTAAGTATGAATCCTATGATTTAAAAGCGGGGATCTTCTCTGCTTCAATGAAGAGAAAAGATTATAACGATAAAGTAATCTTTGGTTCAATTCAATCAGTGGCCAGAGCGGACGATAAATTTTTTAAAGACTTTTCTTTGATAATTATAGATGAATGTCATCGCATCTCTCTTGAGAAAGAAACTCAATACCAACAAGTTTTTGAAAAGATAAAGAAGGCCAATGAGAAGGTTTTCTTCTTGGGCCTAACTGCGACACCATATCGCTTGGGAATGGGGTGGATTTATAATTATCATTACCATGAAATCCTTCGAACAAATGAAGAACGATTCTTTAAGTTTTGCCTCTATGAGCTACCATTAAGTTATATGATTAAAAATGGTTATCTAACGAGGCCGATTAAGATTGATTCTCCTGTTGCTTGTTATGACTTTTCTAAGTTAGAAGTAAATGGAGATAATGGACGCTTTCTAACTCAAGAAATCGAGAAGATTTTAGAAGATTCCGCTCGAGTGACTCCTGGAATTGTGAAACATATTGTACAAGAAGCAAAAGATCGTCGTGGTGTTATGCTTTTTACCTCTACTGTAAAACATGCCAATGAAGTTCTTTCTCATTTACCTGAAAATGAAAGTGCTATCGTGACAGGAGAGACTCCTCAGGAAGATCGAGACTTATTAATTACTCATTTTAAAAATCAAGAAATTAAGTACCTGGTGAATGTCTCTGTTCTAACCACAGGCTTTGATGCCCCTCATGTGGATCTTATTGCAATTCTTCGTCCAACAGAGTCAATCAGTCTCTATCAACAAATCGTTGGAAGGGGCCTAAGACTTTTTGAAGGCAAGCAAGATTGCTTAATTTTAGACTATACAGGATTGGATCACGATATTTTCAAACCAGAAGTTGGGGAAGTAAAACCGAGTGGTGATACACAAGAGGTTCAAGTGATGTGTCCGGATTGTGGGCATGCAAATATCTTCTGGGGAAAAATGGATAGTGAGGGAAATATCACTGAACATTACGGCCGAAAATGTCAGGGAATACATCTTGATGAAGTAACAATGGACGTTCAAGAGTGTGGCTTTCTCTTTCGCTTTAAAAGCTGTGATAATTGCGGGCAAAGTAATGATATTAGTGCTCATATTTGTGTCCATTGTGAACATGAGTTGCGTGATGCAGATAAGAAGTTAAAAGAGGCCATGCAGCTTAAAGATGCTCATATAATGCGAGTAGAGGAGATGTTCTTTAAGCAATACCAAGGTAAGAAAGGACGATCTCTAGAAGTTAGTTATTTTGATGTAAATGGAGAGTCTTTAAAAGAGTATTTTCAGTTAAATACTCAGTCACAACGCATGGCCTTCTATCATGCTTTTGTGAAAAAACACCTCAAGCGAAGTGATTTGAAATATAAAGTTGATGATATTGAAAAAGTTATTCAAGATCGTATGTTCTTTAGAAAGCCCAAATTTGTAATTGCTCGTAAGAAGCAACGATTCTGGCAAGTTAGAGAAAAGATATTTTTAGAAGAAATAAATAGTAAACGCTATTTATAA